Proteins found in one Mucilaginibacter gracilis genomic segment:
- a CDS encoding PDDEXK nuclease domain-containing protein, giving the protein MLINQSVIADIQAIIHDAKDKAIRLVDHERTLMYWQIGQRIFEEEQQGKDRADYGNYLTKFIADQLEPEYGSGFSKRQIELFRQFYRTFPIANTLYSQLGWSQYKVIIRLDSQDKRDFYIAETIKNNWTVRQLERQIHSSLWERLLMSNDKNSVLAVARNEKQPSDAKEIIKDPMYLEFLGLHREASYYEKDLEQAIITHLHDFLLEMGNGFAFVARQKRLHIEGDEFFIDLVFYNRLLQCFVIIEIKTTKFTHQDIGQLQMYVNYYDRYEKKDFENPTIGILLCAEKNNAVVKISLPEDNKTIFASEYKLYLPTEQQLIAEVKKEIDKRDNDQEKL; this is encoded by the coding sequence ATGCTTATTAATCAATCTGTCATAGCTGATATTCAAGCCATTATTCATGATGCTAAAGACAAGGCGATCAGGTTGGTTGACCATGAGCGTACATTAATGTACTGGCAAATAGGGCAACGCATTTTCGAAGAAGAACAACAAGGGAAAGACCGGGCGGATTATGGTAATTATCTCACTAAATTTATTGCTGATCAATTAGAACCCGAATACGGTAGCGGATTCTCGAAGCGGCAGATAGAATTATTCCGCCAATTTTATCGCACATTCCCAATTGCGAATACACTGTATTCGCAATTGGGTTGGAGCCAGTATAAAGTTATCATCAGGCTTGACAGCCAAGATAAACGTGATTTTTATATAGCTGAAACTATTAAGAATAACTGGACCGTACGCCAATTAGAACGTCAAATCCATAGCAGTTTATGGGAAAGGTTATTAATGAGCAACGACAAAAATAGCGTATTGGCTGTGGCCCGAAACGAAAAGCAACCGTCTGATGCTAAAGAGATCATCAAAGACCCAATGTACTTGGAATTTTTAGGATTACACCGTGAGGCATCCTATTATGAAAAAGACCTGGAGCAAGCGATCATTACACATTTGCATGATTTTCTATTAGAAATGGGTAACGGTTTTGCATTCGTTGCAAGGCAAAAGAGGTTACATATTGAAGGTGACGAGTTCTTTATTGACCTTGTTTTTTACAACCGGCTTTTGCAATGCTTTGTAATCATAGAGATAAAGACGACAAAATTCACCCATCAGGATATAGGTCAGCTACAGATGTACGTAAACTATTATGACCGGTACGAAAAGAAGGACTTTGAAAATCCAACAATAGGTATTTTATTATGTGCAGAAAAGAACAATGCCGTTGTGAAGATTTCCCTTCCGGAAGATAACAAAACCATTTTTGCAAGTGAGTATAAATTGTATTTACCTACCGAACAACAATTAATTGCAGAGGTTAAAAAGGAAATTGACAAGAGGGATAACGACCAAGAGAAGTTGTGA
- the fumC gene encoding class II fumarate hydratase, protein MSTLLLNIPDTELHFRTEHDSMGDVQVPAEKYWGAQTERSRNNFKIGPKASMPVEIIEAFAYLKKAAAYANTDLNVLPADKRDLIAMVCDEILHGKLPNEFPLVIWQTGSGTQSNMNLNEVIANRAHVIHGGALGDSKMVIHPNDDVNKSQSSNDTFPTAMHIAAYKILIDMTIPGIEKLRDTLKTKSEAFKDVVKIGRTHLMDATPLTLGQEISGYVSQLDHGLKALRNTLDHLAELALGGSAVGTGMNTPKGYDVKVAEYIAQFTDLPFRTADNKFEALSAHDAIVESHGALKQIAVSLMMIANNIRMLASGPRCGIGELHLPENEPGSSIMPGKINPTQNEAVTMVAAQVMGNDVAITIAGSNGQFQLNVFKPVMAANFLQSARLIGEACTSFDEHCAMGIEPNYGGIKKHLEESLMLVTALNPHIGYENSARIAQKAMKENLSLRESAIGLKLMTSKQFDEWVKPANMVGTL, encoded by the coding sequence ATGTCAACATTATTGTTAAACATTCCCGATACCGAACTACATTTCAGAACCGAACATGACTCGATGGGTGATGTGCAGGTGCCTGCAGAAAAATACTGGGGCGCACAAACAGAACGCTCCCGTAATAACTTTAAGATCGGCCCCAAAGCTTCTATGCCGGTTGAGATTATCGAAGCGTTTGCATATTTGAAAAAAGCAGCCGCCTATGCCAATACCGATTTAAATGTATTACCTGCAGATAAGCGTGATCTGATCGCGATGGTTTGCGATGAGATATTGCATGGAAAACTCCCGAATGAGTTTCCGTTGGTGATATGGCAAACCGGCTCGGGCACGCAATCCAACATGAACCTGAACGAGGTTATTGCCAACCGTGCGCATGTAATTCACGGCGGTGCGCTGGGCGATAGTAAAATGGTGATCCATCCCAATGATGATGTAAACAAATCACAGTCATCCAATGATACTTTTCCTACTGCTATGCATATAGCAGCTTATAAAATACTGATCGATATGACCATACCGGGTATCGAAAAACTGCGTGATACGTTAAAAACGAAATCGGAAGCTTTTAAAGATGTGGTAAAAATTGGCCGTACCCACCTGATGGATGCGACGCCCTTGACGCTGGGCCAGGAAATATCCGGCTATGTATCCCAATTGGATCATGGCCTGAAAGCCTTACGAAATACCCTGGATCATCTGGCTGAATTAGCCCTTGGCGGCTCTGCTGTAGGCACGGGCATGAACACACCAAAGGGATATGATGTGAAAGTGGCGGAGTATATCGCCCAATTCACTGACCTTCCATTCCGCACAGCCGATAATAAGTTTGAAGCACTATCGGCCCACGATGCTATTGTAGAAAGTCATGGTGCACTGAAACAGATCGCGGTATCTTTAATGATGATAGCCAATAACATTCGCATGCTAGCATCAGGCCCACGCTGTGGTATAGGCGAACTGCATTTGCCGGAGAACGAACCTGGCTCATCAATCATGCCGGGTAAGATCAACCCTACACAAAACGAAGCAGTTACCATGGTGGCCGCACAGGTGATGGGGAACGATGTGGCTATTACTATCGCGGGATCTAATGGGCAATTTCAGCTCAATGTATTTAAGCCGGTAATGGCCGCCAACTTCCTGCAATCCGCCCGCCTCATCGGCGAGGCTTGCACATCCTTTGATGAGCATTGCGCGATGGGAATCGAACCCAATTACGGAGGTATAAAAAAACACCTTGAAGAATCACTGATGCTGGTAACCGCATTGAATCCGCATATAGGGTATGAAAATTCTGCCCGGATAGCTCAAAAAGCAATGAAAGAGAATTTATCGCTGCGGGAATCGGCCATTGGTTTAAAACTAATGACCAGTAAACAATTCGACGAATGGGTAAAACCCGCTAATATGGTGGGCACTCTCTGA